Sequence from the Flavobacteriales bacterium genome:
ATACAGCTGTAGCCTGACCAACAACTTGATCAATGGAAACAATCATTAACAGAAAACAGAGCGCTACCTGAGCGCCTACTACAACCCTTAACATGGGGTCAAAAATAGCCATTAAAGCCCCCGTCGATTTTAAACCTATGTCAAGTTATCAACTCATGGATGTTAAAATATAAATAGCTTTTTACTCATAATAATAAGGTCATAAACAACGTATTGCCATACTAAATACTTTTTTAGCATTACTTTTACTCCAGCATTTAAAGGCATTATGACGGAAGAAACCAATCAAGCAGAAGAGGTCCAATCGGATGGAAATTCGAACAACGACGGAGACGATCGTATCGTCTACCTTAAAGATGCAACGATTGCTCAAAACGATCATCCCGTATTATCGGATGTGAATTTCGAAATAAAAAAAGGAGAGTTTTATTACTTGATAGGAAAGACGGGTGCTGGCAAGAGTAGCCTCCTCAAAACATTGTACGGAGATCTTAAACTCACAAAAGGAGAAGGTGCAGTGACATCGTTCGACCTTAAAAAAATAAAGACAAAACAAGTTGCCTTCTTAAGAAGAAATTTAGGAATTGTATTTCAGGACTTTCAATTATTAAATGATCGATCGGTCGACGACAACATCAATTTTGTAATGGCAGCAACTGGGTGGACCGATAAAAACAAAATTAAAGAACGAAGGGAATGGGTGCTCGACAGGGTTGACCTTGGCACAAAGGGATTTAAAATGCCACATGAACTTTCTGGAGGAGAGCAACAACGCGTATCTATTGCCCGTGCTCTAATCAATAATCCAGATTTAATTTTGGCCGATGAGCCTACAGGAAATTTAGATCCTGAGACTTCGGATGACATAATGGAATTACTAATTAAGATAAGCCAGAATAACCGGGCCGTTCTTATGGCAACACACGATTATTCGTTAATTAAAAAGTTTCCTTCGAAGATTTTAAAATGCGAGAATGGAAAGGTGAGCTTGTCTAGCTTAGAAGATGAATCAATTTCTCGGCATTTACACGGTTAGAGAAACCCAAATCCAAGACTTCTTCTCGTTTAGTTACCTCCTCGCCTATTTCGAGGTCGAATAAAGATATCACCTGCTGCTTTAGTGCTATGGTGTCTTCACAAACGGTACAAAGATCTTCTAATCCAGTATTCGTAACCATCGGCGTATTAACAATACAATGCCTACCGTTATACAGTGCCATTAAAAGCTTCAATTTAATCCCTGTTACCTGAAATGTTGGCAGAACATTCATCTGAGCATCTATAATTAACTGATGAATCGCTTCTGTATCTAAGTTTACTTTGAGCGTACAATTCGAATTCTCATTCACCGCACTCTTTAATTCTTCAGAGGGCTTACTACCCGCAATTACAAGAGGTATGTCAATGTCGTTAAACACTTCATTCACCAAAAACTGCGCAGCAATATCATTTTCACCTACCGATAAGTTGCCATGATAAAATGCGAAATTTCCTTTACCTGATTTTATTCTAACCCTATCATTCGGATGAAACGCAGAGATTTTAACAACATTGGGAAATAAATCGTGTAGGTATTCATAGTCACTATTAGAAATAGCAAGGATATCAGAAGCTGATTCCAACACCGATTCAAACTTTTTCAACTTGTTTGCTTCGTTAAAGAAATAATACTTTCTAAAAACATTACGCTCATTTTCTGCTAGGTTACTATAATAATCGTGTTCGATATTGTGCATTCGAACTAGC
This genomic interval carries:
- a CDS encoding ATP-binding cassette domain-containing protein, which translates into the protein MTEETNQAEEVQSDGNSNNDGDDRIVYLKDATIAQNDHPVLSDVNFEIKKGEFYYLIGKTGAGKSSLLKTLYGDLKLTKGEGAVTSFDLKKIKTKQVAFLRRNLGIVFQDFQLLNDRSVDDNINFVMAATGWTDKNKIKERREWVLDRVDLGTKGFKMPHELSGGEQQRVSIARALINNPDLILADEPTGNLDPETSDDIMELLIKISQNNRAVLMATHDYSLIKKFPSKILKCENGKVSLSSLEDESISRHLHG